In the genome of Ziziphus jujuba cultivar Dongzao chromosome 10, ASM3175591v1, the window AATAACAATTTGACATAATTGGAATttgcaataataattaaaaaaaaaaaaaacatttcaaaattcaaattgaaaacgTCCGTTGTGGGTTGTGGCCCTGTGTAATACTGTAGAGATGTTGACCTCACAACCTTCTTTGCacaatttagtaattttattcAGTACAAAAATTCTAGCTACAACTTTCAATGACCAATAGAAACTTTACAAAACAGCCTTTCTTCTATTTTGAAATGTTCAACTTTCTACCGTGTTTATGACCCACAACATCGTTTACATCACACTCTGAAGTCTACTTTGAAATCTTCTCCTCGCTatacaaataatattactttttaaaaaagaaaaaagaaaaatctattagTTAATTACCAATTTTCCATTTTGCTTGCATAAGAAAGATCCACTCTGTTTGTTAGATAGATGTTAGGTGTTTTGATTTGTTGTAATGGATTAGTTAGGCATTTTTGCATAGTCTAAGACCAAATtgatcttgaattttttttcttcttttttttttttttttctttctttcttgtttgctCTCTTTCCTTTCACCTTCTGATCCTAAGAATATGTCAATCTTAAGCAAAACTAATAATGAAAACAATGCTCCTTTCTTCCATGAATTCAAAAAACAAGCTTCTTTCTTCTTGAAGGAGAAGATTAAGACTGCTAGATTGGCTCTTACAGATGTTACACCAGCTCAGTTGTAAGTTTCATTCACTGAAATGGGCATGGTTTTTTGATGTTGTCGTTGTTTTGCATTTTGATCTCAACGattttgttggtttttgttTCAATGCCTGAAGATGGACAGAAGAAGCTTCCAGTGGAAATCCATGGTCACCTGATACTCGTACCTTGGGTTCGATTTCCAGAGCTGCTTTCGAACTCGATGATTATACAAGGATAGTGGAGATCTTGCACAAAAGGTTtacatctatttattttttattttattttatttttagaaaatattatgggatcTGATATATGGTTTTGTAATTGTTTAACAGATTGAATAAGTTTGAAAGGAAAAATTGGAGGGTGTCTTACAATTCTCTGATTGTTCTAGAGCATTTGTTGACTCATGGACCAGAGAGTGTTTCAGAGGAGTTTCAGGGTGACAAAGATGTCATTAAAGAGATGGAAAGCTTTCAGTATATAGATGAGAACGGGTCAGAATTCCTGATTTAAAATCTTTTGCTTTATCATATCTTAAAAGGGTTTTGTGTTATTggtacaaaaattacaaattatgatGATTATTTATCTTCATGCAGATTCAATTGGGGACTTGCTGTTAGAAAGAAATCAGAGAGAATACTGAAACTACTCCAAAAAGGTCCTCTTCTCAAAGAAGAGAGAGATAGAGCTAGGAAGCTAAGCAGAGGGATTCAAGGGTTTGGAAGTTTTTGCCAAAGATCATCTTCAACACAAGGAGTTCTAAGAGAAACACCAATTGTAGGATATGGAAGAAGTAATTCAGAATTCCACAGCCATGAAAGTCAGGAAAATCAGCTCCTTTCTTCAAAGGAAGAAAATTTGACCTTCAAGTCTGAAAATTCAAGCCAAAGCCAAGGAAAATTGAATCTGACTATTGAGTACAGGACGGAAACAGAAAATTCAAATTCTTTGGGCAGTTTTGATAATCACCAGGTGGCTGAGAAAACTGAgataaatttcaaagaaaacttGGCTCCAAAAAAGGAAGAGACACATAGATGGAACTGCACTGGAGAATCTAATCCACTTTTGGACGATAAGAATATTGAAACCACAAATGGGAATTCAACAGAAGATGATGATCATCCTTTCAATGAAACAGGGTATCAAGCCAGTGCCTCACTGCTTTCTGCAAGCTAGGGAATGCAAGGACATTGATGGGATTTTCGTAAAGTTTATTTCTACAACATGTGGAAACTTCGTTGTTCTTCTGAGGTTTTTTGGTTGCTCTTTGGCTGTAGTACATGCGAGGACATAAGAGTTTGTACTGTGTACTAAAAATTATGGTACTACCAATCTCTTCTTTTGCTTTTATAAAGAGTTTACATATTgacaatacaaatatataaatttggtCCGGTCAATTAAggaacaaaaagtagaaaaggTT includes:
- the LOC107411108 gene encoding uncharacterized protein LOC107411108: MSILSKTNNENNAPFFHEFKKQASFFLKEKIKTARLALTDVTPAQLWTEEASSGNPWSPDTRTLGSISRAAFELDDYTRIVEILHKRLNKFERKNWRVSYNSLIVLEHLLTHGPESVSEEFQGDKDVIKEMESFQYIDENGFNWGLAVRKKSERILKLLQKGPLLKEERDRARKLSRGIQGFGSFCQRSSSTQGVLRETPIVGYGRSNSEFHSHESQENQLLSSKEENLTFKSENSSQSQGKLNLTIEYRTETENSNSLGSFDNHQVAEKTEINFKENLAPKKEETHRWNCTGESNPLLDDKNIETTNGNSTEDDDHPFNETGYQASASLLSAS